From a region of the uncultured Desulfatiglans sp. genome:
- a CDS encoding putative enzyme (Evidence 3 : Putative function from multiple computational evidences; Product type e : enzyme), giving the protein MARVFLLNPPHPEGKGFTREGRCTQEAGVWGTQWPPVSLATTAAALERDGHRLKVADCPAAGMDRKRLAGALAAFRPDFVFWTTGTPTLTYDLNLSTLVKQAAPRSVTGVFGTHVTALPEAALRHPWIDLVIRREPEETIREVCQKEGRGLEGIAGLSFRHGRGGEIRHNPDRPLIEAEDIPAPAWHHLDLYPYRLPLRGYPFLIVAPIRGCPYRCSFCTAPLYYGRGLRKRPVGQVVDEMAEDMRRFHVRDFFIWADTFTADKAYVAGFCREVIERGLRIQWACNSRVDTVDRETLSLMKAAGLWMISFGLESGSAHVLEQAEKGITLEQSRRAVCMAHDLGIKTSGHFILGLPGETEASMKATLALALALPLDIAQFYAAAPFPGTRLYELASRRGWLRGGGLYGQDHAGMELPSLPGQKVDRFRRHAYRRFYGRPAAILRLLKLSRLGAARGVLQQVARFLGWATKARS; this is encoded by the coding sequence GTGGCACGAGTCTTTTTATTGAACCCCCCCCATCCGGAGGGCAAGGGGTTTACCCGCGAAGGGCGCTGCACTCAGGAGGCAGGCGTCTGGGGCACCCAGTGGCCCCCGGTGTCCCTGGCTACGACGGCTGCGGCTCTGGAAAGAGACGGTCATCGCCTGAAAGTGGCCGACTGTCCGGCTGCGGGGATGGATCGGAAGCGGCTTGCCGGAGCGCTGGCGGCTTTTCGACCGGATTTCGTCTTCTGGACAACCGGGACCCCTACCCTGACTTATGATCTCAATCTCTCCACCCTCGTGAAGCAGGCGGCACCGCGAAGCGTTACCGGCGTCTTCGGGACGCATGTAACGGCGCTCCCTGAGGCGGCCCTGCGGCATCCATGGATCGATCTGGTGATCCGGCGGGAACCGGAAGAGACCATCCGGGAGGTCTGCCAAAAGGAAGGGCGAGGGCTCGAGGGGATCGCGGGCCTCTCCTTCCGGCATGGCCGAGGGGGAGAGATCCGCCACAACCCGGACCGGCCCCTGATCGAGGCAGAGGATATCCCGGCACCCGCCTGGCATCACCTGGATCTTTACCCTTACCGGCTTCCGCTGCGGGGCTACCCTTTTCTCATCGTCGCACCCATCCGGGGCTGCCCATACCGGTGCAGCTTCTGCACGGCGCCCCTTTACTATGGAAGAGGTCTCAGGAAGAGGCCCGTGGGACAGGTGGTCGATGAGATGGCCGAAGATATGAGGCGGTTTCATGTCCGTGATTTTTTCATCTGGGCCGATACGTTTACCGCCGACAAGGCCTACGTGGCAGGATTTTGCCGTGAAGTCATCGAGCGGGGACTCCGGATACAGTGGGCCTGCAACAGCCGGGTGGACACGGTGGACCGGGAGACCCTGTCGCTGATGAAGGCGGCGGGCCTCTGGATGATCAGTTTCGGGCTGGAATCCGGGAGCGCGCATGTCCTCGAACAGGCGGAAAAAGGGATTACCTTGGAGCAGTCGCGAAGAGCCGTATGCATGGCGCATGACCTCGGGATCAAGACATCCGGTCATTTCATCCTGGGGCTCCCGGGTGAAACGGAGGCGAGCATGAAGGCCACGTTGGCCCTGGCACTCGCACTGCCCCTGGATATCGCACAGTTCTATGCGGCAGCGCCCTTTCCGGGGACGCGGCTCTACGAACTGGCCTCGAGAAGGGGGTGGCTCCGGGGGGGCGGCCTTTACGGGCAGGACCATGCGGGAATGGAACTGCCGAGTCTTCCCGGGCAAAAGGTGGACCGATTCCGCCGGCATGCCTACCGGAGATTCTACGGACGGCCGGCAGCGATCCTGCGGCTCTTGAAGCTGAGCAGATTGGGCGCGGCACGGGGTGTTCTGCAACAGGTGGCACGGTTCCTCGGGTG
- a CDS encoding hypothetical protein (Evidence 5 : Unknown function), translating into MTNTGTLIPEISIAIPALDEAATLAEIIHGCRAYSDDILVIDGHSRDETPAIARGCGARVIFDHRKGKGEAIRTVIPHLRREIAVFVDADGSHDPDDIPALVAPILEGKADHVSGSRLLGGSSELHGGFDECFRLMGSSFITACINHRFGVRLSESQNGFRAIRTDVLRALGLRENITTIEQEMIIKTLKKGYRMDEVPTHEQRRKAGYSKISVKKVAFRYVWSAFKYLYL; encoded by the coding sequence ATGACGAACACTGGAACGCTCATCCCGGAGATCAGCATCGCCATTCCGGCCCTCGATGAAGCGGCTACCCTTGCCGAGATCATCCACGGATGCAGGGCATACTCCGATGACATCCTGGTCATCGACGGGCACTCGCGGGACGAGACCCCGGCCATCGCCCGGGGATGCGGGGCGAGGGTCATCTTCGACCACCGAAAAGGCAAAGGCGAGGCCATCCGGACCGTCATTCCCCATCTGCGGAGGGAGATCGCGGTGTTCGTTGACGCTGACGGCTCGCACGACCCGGACGACATCCCGGCGCTGGTCGCACCCATTTTGGAGGGGAAGGCGGATCATGTCTCGGGTTCGCGGCTGCTCGGGGGGTCCAGCGAACTGCACGGCGGCTTCGATGAGTGTTTCAGGCTCATGGGAAGTTCGTTTATCACGGCGTGCATCAATCATCGCTTCGGGGTCCGTCTTTCGGAGAGCCAGAACGGCTTTCGGGCCATTCGGACCGATGTTTTGAGGGCGCTCGGGCTGCGGGAAAACATCACCACCATCGAACAGGAGATGATCATCAAGACCCTGAAAAAGGGGTATCGCATGGACGAGGTCCCGACGCACGAGCAGAGGCGCAAGGCCGGGTATTCCAAGATCAGCGTCAAGAAGGTGGCGTTCAGGTATGTGTGGAGCGCGTTCAAGTATCTGTATCTCTGA
- a CDS encoding hypothetical protein (Evidence 5 : Unknown function) translates to MWNVRNEFSCLMTSSLIKYHYFLAVDVFRQSSASSELEGKWNRKPGCTFSCGDEAV, encoded by the coding sequence TTGTGGAATGTGCGAAACGAATTCTCTTGTTTGATGACTTCGTCACTTATAAAGTACCACTATTTTTTGGCTGTAGATGTGTTTAGGCAATCCTCTGCGTCATCAGAACTTGAAGGAAAATGGAACCGCAAACCTGGTTGTACGTTTAGCTGTGGCGATGAAGCCGTATGA
- a CDS encoding exported hypothetical protein (Evidence 5 : Unknown function) — protein MIRRWVHLILVMGVCLWFSAAYAEEPAEYINPDGTINEEKLVADIESGVISDPVAFTGLLVEVAPEQAPTIVGIIAKVVPEKAPLIAEAAVNKAPPEKAADITVAAVLAAPEQADAIVAAVIAVVPAEAEKIQAAVDAVKPPVTETTTETTSETTEETTEETTAETTSVETTTVETTTTTTTTTTTSVETTVSPAS, from the coding sequence ATGATACGAAGATGGGTTCACTTGATTTTGGTGATGGGTGTCTGCCTGTGGTTCTCTGCGGCCTATGCGGAAGAGCCCGCCGAATACATCAACCCAGACGGAACCATCAACGAGGAAAAGCTGGTTGCTGACATAGAATCGGGTGTTATTTCCGATCCGGTGGCATTCACCGGCCTCCTCGTCGAGGTGGCTCCGGAGCAGGCTCCGACCATCGTAGGGATTATTGCCAAGGTGGTCCCGGAAAAAGCGCCCCTGATCGCAGAGGCCGCTGTAAACAAAGCCCCGCCCGAAAAGGCCGCCGATATCACGGTCGCAGCCGTCTTGGCCGCCCCTGAGCAGGCCGATGCGATTGTCGCCGCCGTCATCGCCGTTGTCCCCGCCGAGGCAGAGAAGATCCAGGCCGCCGTGGATGCGGTCAAGCCCCCGGTGACTGAGACCACCACCGAGACCACGTCGGAAACCACTGAAGAGACCACCGAAGAGACCACGGCCGAGACCACCAGCGTCGAAACCACCACGGTCGAGACGACGACCACCACCACCACAACCACGACCACCAGCGTGGAAACGACGGTCAGTCCGGCCAGTTGA
- a CDS encoding exported hypothetical protein (Evidence 5 : Unknown function): protein MTKRWLFHICLAMALVAFTFSQTLAEVIWQSGPIKVEDEMAEDRGRITVGKLKVIPTMKVGGVYDDNIFLGNDYTNNPNNPGTTVNGQLTKPLESDYILHLMPGLLANYAIPGGRGNVNLGYEGDWAFYESMTVQNWNNQRGIFNADYKAPAGLLLGIDNVFTSAEDPYGDATQYALGYSKKRWNNDLNTKVGWDFHNRLRVLGYYDFYKQKYDDDRDYTQNWTTNGFGIGVEMRVLPRTWAFLRYHLYDQNFDTNLFGTTDSNNADNKQNSISSGLLWDGGGKLEGEVNFGWGWLDFDNSVDRNGRAYENYNTWVAATSLSYRVLARTRLTFNIARAIRPTGADKQEYYDDTQVGLNIAQDLPYKLSLNAGFIYSRNDYNTAVSAVSLSTDKREDDNYLAAVNLKYKIRPWLDASLGYRYLKKDSNDVLQSFTDNQVILAVGASY from the coding sequence ATGACAAAAAGATGGCTTTTTCACATATGTTTAGCGATGGCGCTGGTTGCCTTCACCTTCTCGCAGACCTTGGCCGAGGTCATCTGGCAGAGCGGCCCCATAAAGGTCGAGGATGAAATGGCGGAAGACAGGGGCAGGATCACCGTAGGGAAGCTCAAGGTGATCCCGACCATGAAGGTAGGCGGCGTTTATGACGACAACATCTTCCTCGGCAACGACTATACGAACAACCCCAACAACCCCGGCACAACGGTGAACGGGCAGTTGACCAAGCCCCTCGAATCCGACTATATCCTCCATCTCATGCCGGGGCTCCTCGCCAACTACGCCATCCCAGGCGGGCGGGGGAACGTCAACCTGGGCTACGAAGGCGATTGGGCGTTCTACGAGAGCATGACCGTCCAGAACTGGAACAACCAGCGCGGGATCTTCAACGCCGATTACAAGGCGCCGGCCGGCCTCCTGCTGGGGATCGACAATGTCTTCACCAGCGCCGAAGACCCTTACGGGGACGCCACCCAGTATGCCCTCGGTTACAGCAAGAAGCGCTGGAACAACGACCTCAACACCAAGGTCGGCTGGGATTTTCATAACCGCTTGAGGGTGCTGGGTTATTATGACTTCTACAAACAAAAATACGATGACGACCGGGACTACACCCAGAACTGGACCACCAACGGCTTCGGCATCGGCGTGGAGATGCGCGTCCTTCCCAGGACCTGGGCCTTTCTCAGGTACCACCTCTACGATCAGAACTTCGACACCAACCTCTTCGGCACCACCGACTCCAACAACGCCGACAACAAGCAGAACAGCATCAGCAGCGGTCTCCTGTGGGATGGAGGCGGAAAATTGGAAGGGGAGGTCAATTTCGGCTGGGGATGGCTCGACTTCGACAATTCCGTCGATCGAAACGGCAGGGCCTACGAAAACTACAATACGTGGGTCGCGGCGACATCCTTGAGCTACAGGGTCCTGGCCAGAACGCGGTTGACTTTCAATATCGCCAGGGCTATAAGGCCCACAGGCGCGGACAAGCAGGAATACTACGATGACACCCAGGTCGGCCTCAACATCGCCCAGGATCTGCCCTATAAACTGAGCCTGAACGCCGGTTTCATTTACAGCAGAAACGACTACAACACCGCCGTAAGCGCTGTTTCCCTGAGCACGGATAAGAGGGAGGACGACAACTATCTGGCAGCGGTCAACCTCAAATACAAGATCCGCCCCTGGCTGGACGCCTCGCTGGGATACCGGTACCTCAAGAAGGATTCGAACGATGTGCTCCAGTCCTTCACCGACAACCAGGTGATCCTCGCCGTAGGGGCCTCCTATTAG
- a CDS encoding hypothetical protein (Evidence 5 : Unknown function) gives MSPMARSFDTRCSLSPSHTLRALLFAMLLGAFGCGHGGEIVKETTVATGDLGGLKAEDRAMLDEIKKTVVKPAADEGISSIIEETPHFTVSEYLARYPEARAMVADYRVGGNDVLNITVYEEKDLSREAVRVSGKGYISFPLVGQLKVAGLTTTEIERLISDKLAEQQYLLDAHVSVMVTEYNSQQFFVLGAVDSPGAYPLQARERVLDAISKVKGLEHEKASSKLMLIRTLNPDTGKEQKLVIDINLRDLLNRGDQASNIYLADRDVLYVSPVEHYYIIGQVNTPGSYNIPENGITLVEAIGMAGGFSRIASRNNTRIIRVEDGVEKIIQVKVDAITDAGKKIHDVVIKPGDIIVVPESFF, from the coding sequence ATGTCACCCATGGCCCGTTCGTTCGATACCCGCTGTTCTCTTTCTCCATCCCATACGCTGCGCGCTTTGCTCTTTGCGATGCTCCTTGGGGCCTTCGGCTGCGGCCATGGCGGCGAGATTGTCAAGGAGACCACCGTCGCCACCGGCGATCTCGGTGGTCTCAAGGCGGAAGACCGGGCGATGCTCGACGAGATCAAAAAGACCGTCGTCAAGCCGGCGGCCGATGAAGGCATCAGCAGCATCATCGAAGAAACGCCGCACTTCACCGTGTCCGAATACCTCGCCAGGTACCCTGAGGCCAGGGCGATGGTGGCCGACTACCGCGTAGGCGGAAATGACGTCCTGAACATCACGGTTTACGAAGAAAAGGACCTTTCCCGGGAGGCGGTCCGCGTCTCCGGAAAAGGGTACATCTCCTTCCCCCTAGTGGGCCAGCTCAAGGTTGCGGGTCTGACCACCACGGAAATCGAAAGGCTGATCTCCGACAAGCTGGCCGAGCAGCAGTACCTCTTGGACGCCCACGTGTCGGTCATGGTCACCGAATACAACAGCCAGCAGTTTTTTGTCCTCGGGGCCGTAGACAGTCCCGGAGCCTATCCCCTCCAGGCACGGGAGCGGGTTCTGGACGCCATCTCCAAGGTAAAGGGCCTGGAGCATGAAAAGGCCAGCAGCAAATTGATGCTCATCCGGACCCTCAACCCCGACACCGGAAAAGAGCAGAAACTCGTGATCGACATCAACCTGAGGGACCTTCTGAACCGCGGGGACCAGGCCTCCAACATCTATCTCGCCGACCGTGATGTCCTCTACGTGTCGCCGGTGGAGCACTACTACATCATCGGACAGGTGAATACGCCCGGCTCCTACAACATACCCGAAAACGGGATCACCCTGGTCGAGGCCATCGGTATGGCCGGGGGCTTCAGCCGGATCGCCTCCCGCAACAATACCCGCATCATCCGCGTCGAAGACGGCGTCGAAAAGATCATCCAGGTAAAAGTCGATGCCATCACCGACGCCGGCAAAAAGATCCACGACGTGGTCATCAAGCCGGGCGACATCATCGTTGTGCCGGAAAGCTTCTTCTAG
- a CDS encoding GumC2 (modular protein): MPDDPQGEEQLDLRDYLRVILKRRWTIITVFAVIFISVGIYTYTATPIYKASTRLVIEKENPNVVSIEEVMAVDSSGTDYYQTQYKIIESRSVAREVISRLDLNESEEFFPEPKDDILSNLKRSVRETIHSWKEGIQSLLKSGEDKADASTVELDPDSALVSAFIGRIEVSPIRNSRLVDVGFEAKDPLLATRIVNTLAKAYIDQNLEIKLRAAQDAVRWLHERIEVERKKVEQAEQALLRYKEEHDIITDFTSDTEHVTAQKLAQLNAQVVDAEAIRVEAETRYQQALRLKGSPDLLDSIPEVLNNELIRQIKTMEVDLFKRMSELSKKYGRNHPQMVAIEAELKTLERRKQQEINRVINSLKNHYEVAVAKEESLKLALANQKKESLELNQKAIQYSVLNREVESAREMYNLLIKRFKETTLTEDMRTGNIRVIDQAEVPRSPVKPNKKLNLLLGLIVGLVAGTGLAFFFEYLDNTIKIPDDLKQHLKIPYLGPTPLIEAAGNPGDKGSPSTDLVCLHAPKSTASESFRGIRTNILFSSAEGAPQAILVTSPGPREGKTLTTTNLAVAMAQSGSKVVLVDCDLRRPKIHSLFGVSRERGFTNLLVGNAELDTTVVSTQVPNLDLIVSGPLPPNPSEMLGSTRMADLLAELRKRYDRILIDSPPITAVTDSVILSKYVDGVVLVIRAGDTVREVAKNALNQLQAVGAHILGGILNAVDIGKDKYYYYYYYQYYHYYYGDDGEKKRSRRAKRKKKGSKSAYYAGKDELGTEKIS; encoded by the coding sequence ATGCCTGACGACCCCCAAGGCGAAGAACAACTCGACCTTCGCGACTACCTTCGCGTGATTCTCAAACGCCGGTGGACCATCATCACCGTCTTTGCGGTAATCTTCATCAGCGTGGGCATCTATACCTACACGGCTACGCCGATCTACAAGGCCTCCACCCGCCTGGTCATCGAGAAGGAAAACCCGAACGTGGTGTCCATCGAGGAGGTCATGGCGGTGGACTCCTCCGGCACGGACTACTATCAGACCCAGTACAAGATCATCGAAAGCCGCTCCGTCGCCCGTGAGGTCATCAGCCGCCTCGATCTGAACGAGAGCGAGGAGTTCTTCCCCGAGCCCAAGGACGACATCCTCTCCAACCTGAAGCGCTCCGTCCGGGAGACCATTCATTCCTGGAAAGAGGGCATCCAGTCTCTCCTCAAAAGCGGCGAGGACAAGGCCGATGCGTCGACCGTTGAACTGGATCCCGACTCCGCGCTGGTCTCCGCCTTCATCGGCCGGATCGAGGTCTCTCCCATCCGCAACAGCCGCCTGGTCGACGTAGGCTTCGAGGCCAAGGACCCCCTTCTCGCCACCCGGATCGTCAACACCCTTGCAAAGGCCTACATCGACCAGAACCTGGAGATCAAGCTGAGGGCCGCCCAGGACGCGGTCAGGTGGCTCCATGAGCGGATCGAAGTGGAGCGCAAAAAGGTCGAGCAGGCCGAGCAGGCGCTCCTCAGATATAAAGAGGAACACGATATCATCACCGATTTCACCAGCGACACCGAGCATGTGACGGCCCAGAAGCTCGCCCAGCTGAACGCCCAGGTCGTGGATGCGGAGGCCATCCGTGTCGAGGCGGAGACCCGATACCAGCAGGCACTCCGGCTGAAGGGGTCGCCCGACCTGCTCGACTCGATCCCCGAGGTCCTCAACAATGAACTGATCCGCCAGATCAAGACCATGGAGGTGGATCTCTTCAAGCGGATGTCCGAACTCTCCAAAAAATACGGGAGGAACCATCCCCAGATGGTGGCCATCGAGGCCGAGCTGAAGACCCTCGAAAGACGCAAGCAGCAGGAGATCAACCGGGTCATCAATTCCCTCAAGAACCACTACGAAGTGGCCGTCGCGAAGGAGGAATCGCTCAAGCTCGCCCTGGCCAACCAGAAGAAGGAGTCCCTCGAACTCAATCAGAAGGCCATCCAGTACAGCGTCCTCAACCGCGAGGTCGAAAGCGCCCGGGAGATGTACAACCTCCTGATCAAGCGCTTCAAGGAGACCACCCTCACAGAGGATATGCGGACCGGCAACATCCGGGTCATCGACCAGGCCGAGGTGCCTCGCAGCCCGGTAAAGCCCAACAAAAAGCTCAACCTCCTCCTGGGCCTGATCGTTGGCCTCGTGGCCGGCACGGGCCTGGCCTTCTTCTTCGAATACCTGGACAACACCATCAAGATCCCGGACGACCTTAAACAGCACCTGAAGATCCCCTACCTGGGCCCGACCCCCTTGATAGAGGCAGCGGGAAATCCCGGGGATAAAGGTTCCCCATCTACCGATCTGGTCTGCCTGCACGCCCCCAAGTCCACGGCCAGCGAATCCTTCCGGGGGATCCGCACCAATATTCTTTTCTCCTCCGCCGAGGGGGCGCCCCAGGCGATCCTGGTGACGAGCCCCGGGCCCAGGGAAGGAAAGACCCTCACCACAACCAACCTCGCTGTCGCCATGGCCCAGTCCGGCAGCAAAGTGGTCCTGGTCGATTGCGATCTGCGCCGTCCCAAGATTCACAGCCTGTTCGGCGTCTCGAGGGAGCGTGGGTTCACCAATCTCCTGGTGGGGAATGCCGAGCTCGACACCACGGTGGTTTCGACCCAGGTGCCCAACCTGGACCTGATCGTCTCCGGGCCCCTCCCTCCCAATCCTTCCGAGATGCTCGGGTCGACCCGGATGGCGGACCTGCTCGCGGAGTTGAGAAAACGCTACGACCGGATCCTGATCGATTCACCCCCCATCACGGCGGTCACGGATTCCGTCATCCTCTCCAAATACGTGGACGGGGTTGTCCTGGTCATCCGGGCTGGCGACACGGTCCGGGAAGTCGCCAAAAACGCCCTGAATCAGCTCCAGGCCGTCGGTGCCCACATCCTTGGCGGCATCCTGAACGCCGTCGATATCGGCAAGGACAAATACTACTATTACTACTACTATCAGTACTACCACTACTACTACGGCGACGACGGCGAAAAGAAAAGATCCCGCCGCGCAAAGCGCAAAAAGAAGGGCTCCAAAAGCGCCTACTACGCCGGCAAAGACGAACTCGGCACAGAAAAAATCTCTTAG
- a CDS encoding Tyrosine-protein phosphatase ywqE: MIDLHCHILPNVDDGPQSVDESLAMARLAVKDGIREIVATPHSLNGIYSNSTQNVVSGVAAFNEILSANGIDLKVYPGADLHLCKNMIQRIENGEACTINNAGKFILLELPSQMVPNGVKDEIFALKLNGITPIITHPERNAVIQHDPNILYELIQMGALAQVTAMSLTGDFGEFIANVSGILVRDRLIHMIATDAHSSVDRPPVLSDAVEQVGELLKNYDEALSMVRAVPEAIFSGRFPDLGERSPARRSGKAA; the protein is encoded by the coding sequence ATGATCGACCTTCACTGCCACATACTCCCCAACGTGGACGACGGGCCTCAGTCCGTGGATGAGAGCCTTGCCATGGCAAGACTAGCCGTAAAAGACGGCATCCGCGAGATCGTGGCTACGCCCCATTCCCTGAACGGCATCTATTCGAATTCGACCCAAAATGTGGTTTCCGGAGTGGCAGCCTTTAATGAAATCCTCTCCGCCAACGGAATTGACCTGAAGGTGTATCCGGGCGCTGACCTTCATCTCTGCAAAAATATGATCCAGCGGATAGAAAACGGTGAGGCCTGCACCATCAATAACGCGGGGAAATTCATCCTGCTGGAGCTTCCATCCCAGATGGTCCCCAATGGCGTTAAAGATGAGATATTTGCCCTCAAACTGAACGGCATCACTCCGATCATTACCCATCCCGAACGGAATGCCGTCATTCAGCACGATCCAAACATCCTCTATGAGCTTATCCAGATGGGTGCGCTCGCGCAGGTGACGGCTATGAGCCTGACCGGCGATTTTGGAGAGTTTATTGCCAACGTGTCCGGAATCCTTGTGCGGGATCGGTTGATCCACATGATTGCGACAGACGCCCATTCCTCCGTGGATCGACCCCCGGTTTTATCCGATGCGGTTGAACAGGTCGGTGAGCTGCTTAAAAACTATGACGAGGCCCTCAGCATGGTCAGGGCAGTTCCAGAGGCGATTTTCTCAGGGAGATTCCCCGATCTGGGCGAGCGCAGTCCGGCGAGACGTTCGGGAAAGGCTGCCTGA
- a CDS encoding hypothetical protein (Evidence 5 : Unknown function) produces MPFKTTMLIYSPPNRAKALAYYFEAGRMIPGRKRPGIIRPLGLITADADDLTPIRNPLLGG; encoded by the coding sequence TTGCCCTTCAAAACCACCATGCTCATCTATTCACCTCCAAACCGGGCGAAAGCCTTGGCATACTACTTTGAGGCCGGCCGGATGATCCCGGGTCGGAAACGGCCCGGGATCATCCGGCCACTCGGATTAATTACAGCAGATGCCGACGATCTTACACCCATCCGCAACCCCTTGCTAGGTGGGTAG
- a CDS encoding Polysaccharide biosynthesis protein: MFALFKRKFHNLISDKKFSEILTGSVWALSARVIATALGMVSSIIIVRWYGAEVLGIVAVLQSSLMLATIFTLLGTNTSILRLIPEHLAKYSATSAFKVYRKTQYFVAGLSVITGAILFFASGFIAYTVFHKPHLRFYFALAAVFIIFESLLSLNTQAVRGLRLIKLFALMQMLPQFCKLIILIPITISFHNLDNPVYAMFASIVIAALVGAFIVDRAFKSKTGANDRAQHMPIREILSMSFPMLMTATMTFVIGQTGVIMLGMFRSEAEIGYYSIAVKLATLTAFVLSAVNNMAAPKFAELHFTDNVEELFRIAKKSAKLVFWITTPILLALVTLGKPILSIFFGEDFSGCYPVLLLLIFGQFINYMSGSTAMFLNMSGHQKVFQNIMFLVAMFNISINAVMIPISGMYGAAIAATLSLAGWNIASLMYIKSKYGKTTAYFPIWKFK; the protein is encoded by the coding sequence ATGTTCGCTCTTTTCAAACGTAAATTCCACAACCTCATCTCCGACAAAAAATTCTCTGAGATCCTCACCGGCTCCGTCTGGGCCCTGTCTGCGCGGGTCATCGCCACAGCCCTCGGCATGGTCAGTAGCATCATCATCGTCCGATGGTACGGGGCCGAAGTTTTGGGCATCGTGGCCGTGCTCCAATCCTCCCTTATGTTGGCAACCATTTTTACGCTACTTGGTACAAATACCTCCATCCTCCGCCTGATCCCAGAACATTTGGCCAAGTATTCGGCTACATCCGCGTTCAAGGTCTACCGTAAGACACAGTATTTTGTGGCGGGGCTATCGGTAATCACGGGTGCCATCCTATTCTTCGCTTCGGGTTTCATTGCTTATACAGTTTTTCACAAACCCCATCTCCGCTTCTATTTTGCCCTTGCTGCCGTTTTCATCATTTTTGAATCTCTGCTGAGTTTAAACACCCAGGCAGTGCGAGGGCTGCGTTTGATCAAGCTATTCGCCCTCATGCAGATGCTGCCTCAGTTTTGCAAGTTAATCATCCTGATCCCAATTACGATTTCTTTCCACAACTTGGATAATCCCGTTTATGCCATGTTCGCATCTATAGTGATCGCTGCCTTGGTTGGGGCGTTTATCGTAGACAGAGCTTTCAAAAGTAAGACAGGGGCGAACGACAGGGCACAGCATATGCCAATCCGAGAGATTCTGTCGATGTCGTTCCCCATGCTCATGACTGCCACCATGACTTTTGTCATCGGACAAACCGGGGTGATCATGTTGGGTATGTTTAGATCGGAGGCAGAGATCGGCTACTATTCCATTGCCGTGAAGCTTGCAACTTTGACTGCCTTTGTGTTAAGCGCAGTAAATAATATGGCTGCTCCTAAGTTTGCTGAATTGCATTTTACTGATAATGTAGAAGAACTTTTTCGAATAGCCAAGAAATCTGCTAAACTCGTTTTCTGGATTACAACACCTATTTTGCTTGCACTTGTTACGCTTGGCAAGCCCATACTCTCCATATTTTTTGGCGAGGATTTTTCAGGATGTTATCCGGTTTTGCTGCTTCTGATTTTTGGCCAGTTCATTAACTATATGTCCGGATCAACGGCTATGTTTTTGAACATGAGCGGCCACCAAAAAGTATTCCAAAATATTATGTTCTTAGTTGCGATGTTCAACATTTCAATTAACGCTGTTATGATTCCAATCTCTGGGATGTATGGGGCAGCTATCGCTGCCACGTTAAGCCTTGCCGGCTGGAATATCGCCTCCCTCATGTATATTAAAAGCAAATATGGGAAAACAACAGCCTATTTTCCCATTTGGAAATTCAAATGA